The genomic stretch GGGAGCACAAAGACTGAGTCTCCCGACTCAACCTTATATTTCTGCTATCTGAATTTTTACTTTGCTCTTTTTTCCGATCTACCCCACCTAACCTCCCCGGCCGCAGCGGGGAGTAACATGAAGCTCATGTCTCAATACTCATGTCTTACTACTTTTTTCTCTAACCTAGCTACTTCATACTTGACTTTTTTCTATCAGTGATACTTTCAAACATATATTTTCCCAATCCTTGCCAAAATCCTTAACTTTACGACAACATTAACCAAGTCGTTATTCAGATGGACGAAAGATACATGCAACGGGGCGTATCCGCCTCAAAAGAGGACGTACATAATGCCATATCGAATTTAGACAAAGGGCTGTACCCAAAAGCTTTTTGCAAAATCGTGGAAGACACCCTCGGCAATGACCCTGCCTATTGCAATGTCATGCATGCGGATGGCGCGGGAACAAAATCCTCTTTGGCATATCTTTACTGGAAAGAAACCGGTGACCTGAGTGTCTGGAAGGGTATTGCCCAAGATGCCATCATCATGAATACCGATGACCTGCTTTGTGTGGGCGCGGTCAACAACATCCTGGTATCCTCCACGATCGGAAGGAACAAAAACCTTATCCCGGGGGAAGTGATTTCGGCTATCATCAACGGCACCGAAGAAGTCCTCCAAATGCTTCGCGACAATGGCGTCAACATCGTCCTCACGGGAGGTGAAACAGCCGACGTAGGCGACTTGGTAAGGACAGTCATCGTGGACAGCACTGTCACCTGTCGTATGCGTAGGGACGAAGTGATCTCCAATGATCATATCAAACCAGGAGATGTCATCGTCGGACTGGCATCCCATGGCCAGGCCAAATACGAAGATAGCTATAACGGGGGCATGGGCAGCAATGGTCTTACCTCTGCCCGTCATGATGTCTTTAACAAAGTCCTGAAAACCAAGTATCCTGAAAGTTTTGACCCATCCGTACCGGACGATTTGGTTTATACAGGAAAGTATAACCTGACCGATCCTGCACCAGAAACTCCCGTGAATATGGGCAAGCTAGTGCTTTCCCCTACACGGACCTATGCCCCTATCATGGTAGAGGCCCTCAAATACCTCCAGCCACAAATCCACGGCCTGGTACACTGCAGCGGTGGAGCCCAGACCAAAGTCCTTCACTTCGTAGACAATGTCCACGTGGTCAAGGATAACCTTTTCGAAACGCCACCATTGTTCAAGATCATCCAAGAAGAAAGTGCCACGGACTGGAAAGAAATGTACAAGGTCTTCAACATGGGGCACCGTATGGAGGTCTATTTAGAAGAAAAATATGCCGAAGAAATCATTGATATCGCGGAATTCCACGGGGTGGATGCCCAGATCATCGGTCGCGTGGAGCCTTATGATGGCAAAAAAGTCACCATCAAAAGCGAACATGGTACATTTGAGTATTGATCTTCATTAACATGCGAAAACTCCTTAAAATACTGGCCTGGATAACGGGCCTTTTACTTTTGTTGGCAGTAACACTGCTCACTACGGTAAATTGGGCTGAGCCAAAGGATCAAGATTACTACAAAAGCTCGTTAAAGGCTATCCAAAACCTGCAACCAACCAAGTCTTCTGGCAATGCATGGATGGCCGGATGGGCGCAGGTCAATGTCACCCCCCAAGAGCCTATAGATCTAGTGGGCTATAAGCCTCGAGGTGCTTACGAATTTGTCCAGGACAGTAGTTTTGTCAAAGCCCTGGTCGTGGGAAGCGGTAACCAACAAGTAGCCTTTCTAAACTATGAACTACTAATTGTACATCCCGCTCTGGCCAAAGCTGTGGAAGCTGCCATCCGCAAGGCTAATATACCTGTCGATTTGGTGTACTTTACGGGCACCCACACACACAGCGGAATGGGAGGATATATGCCAGGCATCATGGGTAAAATCGCATTTGGGGGATATGACAAAAAAGTGGTCAATATGTTGGCAGAAAAATCTGCCCAAGCGGTAAAAAATGCACTTTCGACGCAGGATTCCGTTTCGATCGCTTACCAAAAATACAGCGCCCCACAGTTCGTGGCAAATCGATTTATCCCTGATGGCCCCATTGATCCATTTATCCGCCAGCTGGTCTTCACCAAAAATGATGGCACCAAGGGCACCTTCTTCACCTACACGGCCCATGCCACCTGCCTCAATAGCAATTTTATGGGACTTTCGGGGGATTATCCGTACTACCTGACACAGGATATGCTGAATGATTATTCGTTTTCGATGTTTGCCGCAGGAACTGTAGGCAGCCACCAGCCTTTGGCACCTGGAAGAGCCCTTGAGGATATCAAAGTCTATGCCCAGCAACTGGACAGCCTGATGGAACAGCCCGCTATTTTCCGAGATACTGTCAAACGTAGCATCCTTCGTCTGGGCACACTCACGCCGCAGCTCCCAGATGCTACCTATCGGATCTCCGACAATATCCGCCTCCGCCCATGGGTATTCAATGGCCTCTTCGGGGATACCAATGCGCATTTTGATATGGTACAGATAGGAAATACCTTAATGATCTCTTCAAGTGGAGAAATCTCCGGGATGTTTTACAAAAAATGGGAAGAATTTGCCAGCCAAAAAGACCTAAACCTCATCATCACCTCTTTCAATGGCGGCTACATGGGTTATATCGTCCCAGATCAATATTATGACCGCACCTATTTTGAGGCCAGGGACATGAATTGGTTTGGCCCGTACAGTGGCTCATTCTATGATATGATCGTCACTAACCTTATTCTTTCTGCGGAATGATCTCTAGTACTTCTTCCGGTTTCTTGAACTTTACTATAGGCATCTTGGCAGGATAATCTTCCGGCAACTCTTTCCTTTTTAGCTTATAATCCTTATCCGCGGGAAGCTGATAGATCGGAAAATTATGGTCAATAACATCCACATGGTCTTGCAGGTTAAAGTGTTTTGCAGCATAAGCTGTACTACCGAAGCCCATATCTTCAATGGCCGCCCTCAGACTATCAGTATTAAGTGGCTTTACATTTAGACTAAAACGATCGAAAGCAGGTTTATCAAAGTCCAATTCTTCCTGGGCATACAAATTCCCACCAACTACAAATAGCACACTAGTGATTACAGCACATTTAATATTCATCATGTAAAAGTTTAGTATGTTGCAAGTTACAAAATATCCCGGATCTATCTAACCTGAAAAAACGTTAAAAGTATTAATAAAATCAGCAATACTTGCCCCTGGTTTTTATCAGGATAGTTTTGGCACCTGATATTAAAATGGCTCTATGTGGAATACTGTGCGTAAATTATTCACGGGACTGTCCCACTTGTGCGGATAGATCAGGGAAATAGTTTTGTTCCTACGGCACAAAGCCCTCTCAAGGCAACCTGATTCTACCAGGCTTAAATGCCCAGTGGCATTGGTCAAGACTCCCTTCTCACTATTTTAGCCGACAGAAGTGTCAGCAGGGATGCTCCGTTAGGAGCATTAGCTTGGTAACAGAAATTGGATACAGCATCCTAACAGTGCCGTAGGTACTGACCATGGGCAAGGAAAACATATATCATTATCGACCGCATCAGGAGCATGGGCACCCAAATTCATCCGTCCACGCGATGCTTCGATCTCCATATCCTGCTAGGGCTCAGTTTGCCCATAGTAAATCATATAGAACCATTAAAATTGGCCCCCTAGACGGGACCGATGTCCTAAACCTTTTTAAAACAAGCTGCCTTTATCCAGCCTCCCTT from Echinicola soli encodes the following:
- a CDS encoding neutral/alkaline non-lysosomal ceramidase N-terminal domain-containing protein — translated: MRKLLKILAWITGLLLLLAVTLLTTVNWAEPKDQDYYKSSLKAIQNLQPTKSSGNAWMAGWAQVNVTPQEPIDLVGYKPRGAYEFVQDSSFVKALVVGSGNQQVAFLNYELLIVHPALAKAVEAAIRKANIPVDLVYFTGTHTHSGMGGYMPGIMGKIAFGGYDKKVVNMLAEKSAQAVKNALSTQDSVSIAYQKYSAPQFVANRFIPDGPIDPFIRQLVFTKNDGTKGTFFTYTAHATCLNSNFMGLSGDYPYYLTQDMLNDYSFSMFAAGTVGSHQPLAPGRALEDIKVYAQQLDSLMEQPAIFRDTVKRSILRLGTLTPQLPDATYRISDNIRLRPWVFNGLFGDTNAHFDMVQIGNTLMISSSGEISGMFYKKWEEFASQKDLNLIITSFNGGYMGYIVPDQYYDRTYFEARDMNWFGPYSGSFYDMIVTNLILSAE
- a CDS encoding AIR synthase related protein, which produces MDERYMQRGVSASKEDVHNAISNLDKGLYPKAFCKIVEDTLGNDPAYCNVMHADGAGTKSSLAYLYWKETGDLSVWKGIAQDAIIMNTDDLLCVGAVNNILVSSTIGRNKNLIPGEVISAIINGTEEVLQMLRDNGVNIVLTGGETADVGDLVRTVIVDSTVTCRMRRDEVISNDHIKPGDVIVGLASHGQAKYEDSYNGGMGSNGLTSARHDVFNKVLKTKYPESFDPSVPDDLVYTGKYNLTDPAPETPVNMGKLVLSPTRTYAPIMVEALKYLQPQIHGLVHCSGGAQTKVLHFVDNVHVVKDNLFETPPLFKIIQEESATDWKEMYKVFNMGHRMEVYLEEKYAEEIIDIAEFHGVDAQIIGRVEPYDGKKVTIKSEHGTFEY